One window from the genome of Leptotrichia trevisanii DSM 22070 encodes:
- a CDS encoding TM2 domain-containing protein encodes MSETNLPENIENEKPKYNKVIYCLLAWFFGAFGIHSFYAGRKQEGIYFLIAGIIGVLTYILLVGMVILFVEFVICVIQIIKAVQKPADEFGRISD; translated from the coding sequence ATGTCAGAAACTAATTTGCCTGAAAATATAGAAAATGAAAAACCTAAATACAATAAAGTAATTTATTGCTTATTAGCCTGGTTTTTTGGAGCTTTCGGAATCCATTCATTTTATGCGGGTAGAAAACAGGAAGGAATATATTTTTTAATTGCAGGAATAATAGGAGTATTAACATATATTCTTTTGGTTGGAATGGTAATTCTTTTTGTAGAATTTGTAATATGTGTTATTCAAATAATAAAAGCAGTACAAAAGCCAGCTGATGAATTTGGTAGAATATCAGATTAG
- a CDS encoding YbaB/EbfC family nucleoid-associated protein: protein MVRKIKGAGSKSGGNQQDIIKKAQVMQQEMLKIQEGLKDKFVETSVAGGGITVKANGQKKIVDLSISLDVLKDAIEENDATIVSDLIVNAVNEILDKAEEMAEKEMEVVTGGVSIPGLF from the coding sequence ATGGTTAGAAAAATAAAAGGAGCAGGAAGTAAATCAGGTGGAAACCAACAGGATATAATTAAAAAGGCTCAAGTAATGCAACAGGAAATGTTAAAAATTCAAGAAGGTTTGAAGGACAAATTTGTAGAAACATCTGTTGCTGGTGGAGGAATCACTGTAAAAGCAAATGGACAGAAAAAAATTGTTGACTTGTCAATTTCATTGGATGTATTAAAAGATGCAATTGAAGAAAATGATGCAACAATAGTTTCTGATTTAATTGTAAACGCAGTAAACGAAATCTTGGATAAAGCTGAAGAAATGGCTGAAAAAGAGATGGAAGTAGTTACTGGCGGAGTAAGTATTCCAGGTTTATTCTAA
- a CDS encoding IMPACT family protein, with protein MKTVQKETIIEFEEKKSKFIGYIKPVSTVNEAEKFIDSIKKMHPNATHNVPLYRVMENGQEYFKYNDDGEPSNTAGKPMAEILNILDVYNVAIVATRYFGGIKLGAGGLIRNYAKTAKLAINEAEIVEYVEKSIFILDYDYEYTSEIETFLNANTLKFGIEILEKNYSNRVTMKISASDEIEHELNGLQKIIVIKM; from the coding sequence TTGAAAACTGTGCAAAAGGAGACAATAATTGAATTTGAAGAAAAAAAATCGAAGTTTATTGGGTATATTAAGCCAGTTTCGACGGTAAATGAAGCAGAAAAGTTTATTGATTCAATAAAAAAGATGCATCCAAATGCAACTCACAATGTGCCACTTTACAGGGTTATGGAAAATGGACAGGAATATTTTAAATATAATGATGATGGGGAACCGAGCAATACAGCGGGGAAACCGATGGCGGAAATACTTAATATTCTGGATGTGTATAATGTGGCAATAGTTGCAACGAGATATTTTGGTGGGATAAAACTAGGTGCAGGAGGACTTATAAGAAATTATGCCAAAACTGCAAAATTAGCTATTAATGAGGCAGAAATTGTAGAATATGTGGAAAAATCCATTTTCATCCTGGATTATGATTACGAATATACTTCAGAAATAGAAACTTTTTTAAATGCAAATACACTAAAATTTGGAATAGAAATACTTGAAAAGAATTATTCAAATAGAGTTACTATGAAAATATCGGCAAGTGATGAAATTGAACATGAATTGAATGGATTGCAGAAAATAATAGTAATAAAAATGTAA
- a CDS encoding site-2 protease family protein, whose amino-acid sequence MKIVKEYYNRFKILNPQYPELKLGVIATIIIYFIAKSFFVMEISRDMIISLVVFVISMTLHEVAHGYVAYKFGDDTAKREGRITLNPLKHIDLTGIILPILILLSGFKFLVGWAKPVPVNFYNLRPHRLGLFCVAIAGIVVNFILSAISLVLLKFLGKHLEIENIFMTILLYIYSINLLLGLFNLIPITPLDGGRIVYSFSGEKIRAFYNKIERYGILIIFAIVYLGSSHLTNGFFAIVEFFLRLAGINISLIF is encoded by the coding sequence GTGAAAATAGTAAAAGAGTATTATAATAGATTTAAAATTTTGAATCCTCAATATCCAGAATTGAAACTGGGAGTTATTGCCACAATTATTATTTATTTTATTGCAAAAAGTTTTTTTGTGATGGAAATTTCAAGGGATATGATAATTTCACTTGTGGTTTTTGTAATATCAATGACTCTTCACGAGGTGGCACATGGATATGTAGCTTATAAATTTGGTGATGATACTGCCAAAAGAGAGGGTAGAATCACACTAAATCCACTAAAACATATTGATTTGACGGGAATAATCCTGCCAATTCTTATACTTTTGAGTGGATTCAAATTTTTGGTAGGCTGGGCAAAACCTGTTCCAGTTAATTTTTATAATTTAAGGCCACATCGGTTGGGATTATTTTGTGTTGCAATTGCTGGAATAGTGGTAAACTTTATTCTTTCGGCAATTTCACTTGTACTGTTGAAATTTTTAGGAAAACATCTGGAGATTGAGAATATTTTTATGACAATTCTACTTTATATTTATTCAATAAATCTTTTGCTTGGATTGTTTAACCTGATACCTATAACACCACTGGATGGGGGTAGGATAGTTTATTCTTTTTCAGGGGAGAAAATTAGGGCATTTTATAATAAAATTGAAAGATATGGAATTTTGATTATTTTTGCAATTGTTTATTTGGGAAGTTCACACTTAACAAATGGTTTTTTTGCAATTGTGGAATTTTTTTTACGGCTGGCAGGAATAAATATTAGCTTAATTTTTTAA
- a CDS encoding PD-(D/E)XK nuclease domain-containing protein produces MGKNGELKKEDLSFNIKEALKQINEREYAKSLEYENYNVVKIGMAFWKKDVEVGIEEG; encoded by the coding sequence TTGGGAAAAAATGGGGAATTGAAAAAAGAGGATTTATCATTCAATATAAAAGAGGCTCTTAAACAGATAAACGAAAGAGAGTATGCAAAAAGTTTAGAATATGAAAATTACAATGTTGTGAAAATTGGGATGGCGTTCTGGAAGAAGGATGTGGAAGTGGGGATTGAAGAGGGATAG
- the glmS gene encoding glutamine--fructose-6-phosphate transaminase (isomerizing) has product MCGIVGYIGAKNAQEFVIDGLEKLEYRGYDSAGIAVNTGNEKFEIVKKVGRLQNLADELKKHPLSGTVAIGHTRWATHGKPSDENSHPHFNKDKTLVVVHNGIIENYLELKKDLVAKGYKFKSETDTEVVAHLLDELYTGDLLETVKKLLKVIKGAYALGIMSVNEPDRIIAARKESPLIVGLGDGENFIASDIPAILKYTRDVYLIENNEIVEIKKDSVKIMDVDGNEIKRDVTHIEWDLEAASKGGYEYFMEKEIFEQPEVLVKTLNSRVDENYNINFDDAGLTKEYLSGINDIYIVACGTAYHAGLAGKHIIEKKTRIRVDVDIASEFRYRNPVINDKALVVVLSQSGETLDTLEAMKEAKRHGARVVAITNVVGSSIAREADHVIYTWAGPEIAVASTKAYTTQMVILNLMAIDFAYKFGKITKDEAIKDIKKLYEVEQSIQKMLEYNEKIKDVADKIKDSENMFYLGRGLDYVIAVEGALKSKEISYIHSEAFASGELKHGTIALITDGVPVVVNVTQSDLFEKSVSNIKEVTSRGAYVIAIAKEGNTVVEEVADEVFYIPDVEDDYAGFPTIVIHQLLAYYLSKLKGNDVDKPRNLAKSVTVE; this is encoded by the coding sequence ATGTGTGGAATTGTAGGTTACATCGGGGCAAAAAACGCTCAGGAATTTGTTATTGACGGGTTGGAAAAATTAGAGTACAGAGGTTATGATTCGGCTGGGATTGCTGTTAATACTGGAAATGAGAAATTTGAGATTGTGAAAAAAGTGGGAAGATTGCAGAATTTGGCTGATGAGCTGAAAAAACATCCGCTTTCAGGGACAGTTGCGATAGGGCATACAAGATGGGCGACTCACGGTAAGCCATCTGATGAAAATTCACATCCCCATTTTAACAAGGATAAAACATTAGTTGTTGTTCACAATGGAATTATTGAAAATTATCTGGAACTAAAAAAGGATTTAGTTGCAAAAGGGTATAAGTTTAAATCAGAAACTGATACAGAAGTTGTGGCACATTTGCTGGATGAACTTTATACTGGAGATTTGCTTGAAACAGTAAAGAAATTATTAAAAGTTATAAAAGGAGCGTATGCACTTGGAATTATGTCTGTAAATGAGCCTGACAGAATTATTGCAGCAAGAAAGGAAAGTCCACTTATTGTGGGGCTTGGAGATGGAGAAAACTTTATTGCGTCAGATATTCCTGCGATTTTGAAATATACTAGGGATGTATATTTGATTGAAAATAATGAAATTGTGGAAATAAAAAAAGATTCTGTAAAAATTATGGATGTAGACGGAAATGAGATAAAAAGAGATGTAACTCATATTGAGTGGGATTTGGAAGCTGCTTCTAAAGGTGGATATGAGTATTTTATGGAAAAAGAAATTTTTGAACAGCCAGAAGTGCTTGTAAAAACTTTGAACAGCAGAGTTGATGAAAATTATAACATTAATTTTGATGATGCGGGACTTACAAAAGAATATTTGAGCGGAATTAATGATATTTATATCGTAGCTTGTGGAACTGCTTATCATGCCGGGCTTGCTGGAAAGCACATCATTGAAAAGAAAACAAGAATCCGTGTAGATGTTGACATTGCGTCAGAATTTAGATATAGAAACCCTGTAATTAATGACAAGGCTTTAGTTGTCGTGTTAAGTCAGTCTGGAGAAACTTTGGATACGCTGGAGGCTATGAAAGAGGCTAAAAGGCATGGTGCAAGAGTTGTTGCAATTACAAATGTAGTTGGTTCTTCGATAGCAAGGGAAGCGGATCACGTTATTTATACTTGGGCAGGGCCTGAAATTGCCGTTGCTTCCACAAAGGCGTATACAACTCAAATGGTAATTTTAAACTTGATGGCAATAGACTTTGCATATAAATTTGGAAAAATTACAAAAGATGAAGCAATAAAGGATATTAAGAAATTATATGAAGTGGAACAAAGTATTCAGAAAATGCTGGAATATAATGAAAAAATAAAAGATGTCGCAGATAAGATTAAAGATAGCGAAAACATGTTCTATCTTGGACGTGGGCTTGATTATGTAATTGCTGTGGAAGGTGCATTAAAATCTAAAGAAATCTCGTATATTCATTCAGAAGCCTTTGCTTCAGGAGAATTAAAACACGGTACGATTGCACTTATTACGGATGGGGTACCAGTTGTTGTAAATGTTACACAATCTGACTTGTTTGAAAAATCAGTATCAAATATAAAAGAAGTTACTTCAAGAGGGGCTTATGTAATTGCAATCGCAAAAGAAGGAAACACAGTTGTAGAAGAAGTGGCGGATGAAGTATTTTATATTCCAGATGTGGAAGATGATTACGCAGGATTCCCTACGATTGTAATTCATCAGTTATTGGCATATTATTTATCAAAATTAAAAGGAAATGATGTTGATAAACCAAGAAATTTGGCAAAATCGGTAACTGTAGAATAA
- a CDS encoding UDP-N-acetylmuramoyl-L-alanyl-D-glutamate--2,6-diaminopimelate ligase — protein MYKMFKDVEYKVLKDGKNFEIKGIEYDSRKISKDFVFVAMSGSAVDGHSFIQKAIDGGAKMIIVERNVDMAEYKNAADITFVLVEDIRKKLGTIASNYYGYPQDKIKIIGITGTNGKTTSSFILENILEKTARIGTTGNRILDEEFETVNTTPESLELIKLIDKSVKKGADYFIMEVSSHALEIGRVDMLQFDSAIFTNLTQDHLDFHKTMENYFNAKKKLFSMLRNDKKNNGTGVINIDDEYGSKIYSEKKSSNYISIGVRNEEADIWGDIVNYTNNGMKVKIDLKNYLEKTNPRLKDINEEQKEEYKFEVDLVGEYNLYNILGCVASVLSLGIEMSYIVKKLEKMPPVPGRFETIKNDLEVRIVVDFAHTDDGLLNVGKTLKQITDGHVITIFGAGGDRDHEKRPKMAKAAAKFSDYIILTSDNPRTENPVKILADIEKGLIEEKYPFDKYLIIADRKRAIKHGMKLLQKGDSLLIAGKGHETYQIIGTEKTHFDDREVVRDILEEME, from the coding sequence ATGTATAAAATGTTTAAAGATGTAGAGTATAAAGTGCTCAAAGATGGAAAGAACTTTGAAATAAAGGGTATTGAGTATGATTCACGAAAAATCAGTAAGGATTTTGTATTTGTGGCAATGTCTGGAAGTGCTGTGGATGGACATAGTTTTATTCAAAAGGCAATTGACGGCGGTGCCAAAATGATTATTGTGGAAAGAAATGTGGATATGGCCGAGTATAAGAATGCTGCTGATATAACTTTTGTTTTAGTGGAAGATATAAGAAAAAAATTAGGGACAATAGCATCCAATTATTATGGTTATCCGCAAGATAAAATAAAAATTATTGGAATTACAGGGACAAATGGGAAAACTACATCAAGTTTTATTTTAGAAAACATTTTGGAAAAGACAGCTAGAATAGGAACAACAGGAAACCGTATTTTAGATGAGGAATTTGAAACAGTGAATACAACTCCTGAATCGCTGGAATTAATAAAATTAATAGATAAAAGTGTAAAAAAGGGTGCAGATTATTTTATAATGGAAGTCAGCTCGCACGCATTGGAAATTGGACGTGTGGACATGTTGCAATTTGATTCTGCAATATTTACGAATTTGACACAGGATCATCTGGATTTTCATAAGACAATGGAAAATTATTTTAATGCCAAGAAAAAATTATTCTCAATGTTGAGAAATGACAAAAAAAATAACGGGACAGGTGTAATTAACATTGATGATGAATATGGATCAAAAATTTATTCTGAAAAAAAATCCAGCAACTATATTTCGATAGGTGTGAGAAATGAAGAAGCTGACATCTGGGGAGATATTGTAAATTATACAAATAACGGAATGAAAGTGAAAATAGACTTAAAAAATTATTTAGAAAAAACAAATCCTCGTTTAAAGGATATAAATGAAGAACAAAAGGAAGAATACAAATTTGAAGTCGATTTAGTCGGAGAATATAATTTATATAATATTCTTGGCTGTGTGGCTTCTGTATTGTCACTTGGCATTGAAATGAGCTATATTGTGAAAAAACTGGAAAAAATGCCGCCTGTACCAGGAAGATTTGAAACAATAAAAAATGATTTGGAAGTACGGATTGTAGTTGACTTTGCACATACAGACGACGGGCTTTTAAATGTTGGGAAAACTTTAAAGCAAATCACAGACGGGCATGTGATAACAATATTTGGTGCAGGTGGTGACAGAGATCACGAAAAACGTCCAAAAATGGCAAAAGCAGCCGCAAAATTCAGTGATTACATCATTTTAACTTCAGACAATCCCCGTACAGAAAACCCGGTAAAAATTTTAGCGGATATAGAGAAAGGGCTTATTGAAGAAAAATATCCATTTGACAAATATTTAATTATCGCTGATAGAAAAAGAGCAATAAAACACGGCATGAAATTGCTTCAAAAAGGCGACAGCCTGTTAATCGCAGGAAAAGGACACGAAACTTATCAGATAATCGGGACTGAAAAAACACATTTTGATGATAGGGAAGTTGTGAGAGATATTTTGGAAGAAATGGAGTAA
- a CDS encoding putative quinol monooxygenase, translated as MIHILASFQVKNDKLSDFIKLCNELIEESRKEEGCISYHLQQNTEKENQFVFVEEWKSNEAIEKHNSSEHFTRIVPLLVEMCENAPVIQTFNRII; from the coding sequence ATGATTCATATACTGGCAAGTTTTCAAGTGAAAAACGATAAATTATCTGACTTTATCAAACTTTGTAATGAACTTATAGAAGAAAGCCGTAAGGAAGAAGGATGTATTTCTTATCATTTACAGCAAAATACAGAAAAAGAAAATCAATTTGTATTTGTTGAGGAATGGAAATCCAATGAAGCTATTGAAAAACATAATTCAAGTGAACATTTTACCAGAATTGTACCGCTATTAGTAGAAATGTGTGAAAATGCTCCAGTTATTCAGACATTTAACAGAATAATTTAA
- a CDS encoding peptidyl-prolyl cis-trans isomerase yields MKNKIKIGVLTLLCIFAMSCGNGGQNGKVLFESSDKKIKVYESEVNNELEKGLFSNGLTEKDLTPEQITQMKQSIIKNIAINRAIALKGKEQKLNKDKKYTESQNILQEQLLANLAIFNELNDKAKISDQDAKNIYDANAANFTRQEDSVRLQLIVFNTSDSAKANQVLREAVANPANFTAYAQKYNASIQGVAENGETQEIPLSQLESRFGPLNEAIKNVAAGQIVNSVVTVGNDLYIVKVLEKNAKGLIPFEKVKEAIKTQLRNQKRQAEQQKFIKSITDEYKLSNIDEAIKNIK; encoded by the coding sequence ATGAAAAATAAAATTAAAATAGGTGTTTTGACTCTATTATGTATATTTGCTATGTCTTGCGGAAATGGAGGACAAAATGGAAAGGTTTTATTTGAGTCATCAGATAAAAAAATAAAAGTATATGAGAGTGAAGTTAATAATGAACTGGAAAAGGGATTATTTTCCAATGGATTGACTGAAAAAGATCTCACTCCTGAGCAAATTACACAAATGAAACAGTCTATCATAAAAAATATTGCTATAAACAGGGCAATCGCCTTGAAAGGAAAAGAGCAAAAACTTAACAAGGACAAAAAATATACTGAAAGCCAAAATATCTTACAAGAGCAATTACTGGCTAACTTAGCTATATTTAACGAACTTAATGACAAGGCAAAAATCAGCGATCAGGATGCAAAAAATATTTATGATGCAAATGCGGCTAATTTTACACGTCAGGAAGACTCTGTAAGACTACAGCTTATCGTATTTAATACTTCAGATTCAGCAAAGGCAAACCAAGTATTAAGGGAAGCCGTTGCAAATCCTGCTAATTTTACTGCTTATGCACAAAAATATAACGCAAGCATTCAAGGAGTTGCTGAAAATGGTGAAACTCAGGAAATTCCATTAAGTCAATTGGAAAGCCGTTTTGGCCCTTTAAATGAAGCTATTAAAAATGTAGCGGCTGGACAAATCGTAAATAGTGTAGTTACTGTTGGAAATGATTTATACATTGTAAAAGTTTTGGAAAAAAATGCTAAAGGTTTGATTCCTTTTGAAAAAGTTAAGGAAGCTATAAAAACTCAATTAAGAAATCAAAAAAGACAAGCTGAACAGCAAAAATTTATAAAATCCATAACTGATGAATATAAATTATCAAATATTGATGAAGCAATAAAAAATATTAAATAA